The Providencia sp. PROV188 genome includes a region encoding these proteins:
- a CDS encoding fimbrial protein — MFKFKNLFCLSLLFFLSVTAFADGKFVTVRVNVLSGGCVLNDNEDIYVDFGDDIVIGQIESGKYTEEIPYSLSCDSRFDELYIAFEGVKGETSNSLKVADTPGLNIKLYIDNKPMDIGSQYEIDNIQSLPSLTAELALANGIRPVGGEFSTAATLTVGYH; from the coding sequence ATGTTTAAATTTAAGAACCTGTTTTGTCTTAGTTTACTGTTTTTTTTATCTGTGACTGCATTTGCGGATGGGAAGTTTGTGACAGTCAGAGTGAATGTTTTATCTGGCGGATGTGTATTGAATGATAACGAAGATATCTATGTGGATTTTGGCGATGACATCGTTATTGGGCAAATTGAGTCAGGTAAATACACAGAGGAAATTCCTTATAGTTTAAGTTGTGATTCGCGATTTGATGAGCTGTATATTGCTTTTGAAGGCGTTAAAGGGGAAACCTCAAACAGCCTGAAAGTCGCGGATACACCGGGTTTGAATATCAAACTGTATATTGATAACAAGCCTATGGATATCGGTTCTCAATATGAGATTGATAATATCCAATCTTTACCTTCTTTAACCGCAGAACTGGCACTGGCTAATGGGATAAGACCTGTTGGAGGTGAGTTTTCTACTGCTGCAACACTAACTGTAGGATATCATTAA
- a CDS encoding fimbria/pilus periplasmic chaperone yields MFMMKKLSVLLLSCFVTANAYSAISMDRTRIIYNGDSNSVSLTVSNKNNQLPYLAQGWFQDEKGEKLTSYFTILPPIQRINAGQTSQLRIEALPDIVKLPQDRESLFFFNLREIPPTSKKSNVLQIALQTRVKLFYRPASLAVDSTQMKNAPWQNKLVLVKKGGAIYAKNPTAYYVVLNNIRKSANAEKAKSFVAVDVAPFAEQKLSITADQLGSSPVINYINDYGGQVDVPFVCSATECHAQAAN; encoded by the coding sequence ATGTTTATGATGAAAAAATTATCCGTATTATTACTTAGCTGCTTCGTGACTGCGAATGCTTATTCTGCAATTTCAATGGACAGAACGCGTATTATTTATAATGGCGATAGCAATTCAGTCTCATTAACGGTAAGTAATAAAAATAACCAACTGCCTTATTTGGCGCAAGGCTGGTTTCAAGATGAAAAAGGCGAAAAGCTAACCTCTTATTTTACGATTTTACCACCAATCCAAAGAATTAATGCGGGGCAAACAAGCCAATTGCGTATTGAAGCTTTACCAGACATAGTGAAATTGCCTCAAGATAGAGAAAGCCTGTTTTTCTTTAATTTAAGAGAAATTCCACCTACAAGTAAAAAATCTAACGTACTGCAAATTGCATTACAAACACGTGTGAAGTTGTTCTATCGTCCAGCTTCTTTAGCGGTTGATTCCACGCAAATGAAAAATGCGCCGTGGCAGAATAAATTAGTGCTAGTCAAAAAAGGCGGTGCTATTTATGCCAAAAACCCAACGGCTTACTACGTGGTATTAAACAACATTAGAAAAAGTGCCAACGCAGAGAAAGCAAAAAGTTTTGTTGCTGTAGACGTTGCGCCATTTGCTGAGCAAAAACTGTCAATTACCGCAGATCAATTAGGTTCATCGCCAGTGATTAATTACATCAATGACTACGGCGGTCAGGTTGATGTTCCGTTTGTCTGTTCTGCAACAGAGTGTCACGCTCAAGCGGCTAACTAA